A single region of the Rhodococcus sp. W8901 genome encodes:
- the argB gene encoding acetylglutamate kinase yields the protein MSTDTDSGTAASIENLTSSQKAFVLAEALPWLQRFHDKIVVIKYGGNAMIDDELKSAFAADMAFLRTIGIHPVVVHGGGPQINAMLKRLGMEGEFRGGFRVTTPEVMDVVRMVLFGQVGRELVGLINAHGPFAVGISGEDARLLTATRRTVQVDGEATDIGLVGDVTTVNPDAVLDLIAAGRIPVVSTIAPDEDGVVHNINADTAAAAIAEAIGAEKLVVLTDVEGLYTDWPDRSSLASEIDTAALRQLLPSLDSGMVPKMEACLRAVEGGVPTAHVIDGRVAHSVLLELFTGEGIGTMVTPAPAPNSVTPEGRK from the coding sequence ATGAGTACCGACACCGACAGTGGCACCGCCGCCAGCATCGAGAACCTCACGTCGAGCCAGAAGGCGTTCGTCCTGGCCGAGGCGCTGCCGTGGCTGCAGCGCTTCCACGACAAGATCGTCGTGATCAAGTACGGCGGCAACGCCATGATCGACGACGAGCTCAAGAGCGCATTCGCCGCGGACATGGCGTTCCTGCGGACCATCGGGATCCACCCGGTCGTGGTGCACGGCGGCGGCCCTCAGATCAACGCGATGCTCAAGCGGCTCGGCATGGAGGGTGAGTTCCGGGGCGGTTTCCGGGTCACCACCCCCGAGGTCATGGACGTCGTGCGGATGGTGCTGTTCGGTCAGGTCGGCCGCGAGTTGGTCGGCCTGATCAACGCGCACGGCCCATTCGCCGTCGGCATCTCCGGTGAGGACGCGCGGCTGCTGACCGCGACCCGGCGCACCGTGCAGGTCGACGGCGAGGCCACCGACATCGGCCTCGTCGGCGACGTCACCACGGTCAACCCCGACGCGGTGCTCGACCTCATCGCCGCCGGGCGCATCCCCGTGGTCTCCACGATCGCGCCCGACGAGGACGGCGTGGTGCACAACATCAACGCCGACACCGCGGCCGCGGCAATCGCCGAGGCGATCGGCGCCGAGAAGCTGGTCGTCCTCACCGACGTCGAGGGGCTCTACACCGATTGGCCCGACCGCAGCTCGCTCGCCTCCGAGATCGACACGGCCGCACTGCGTCAGCTGCTGCCGAGCCTCGACTCCGGCATGGTCCCCAAGATGGAGGCCTGCCTGCGCGCCGTCGAGGGTGGCGTGCCCACCGCGCACGTCATCGACGGCCGCGTCGCGCACTCGGTTCTGCTCGAACTCTTCACCGGCGAGGGCATCGGCACCATGGTGACCCCCGCTCCCGCACCCAACTCTGTTACCCCGGAAGGACGGAAATGA
- the argC gene encoding N-acetyl-gamma-glutamyl-phosphate reductase yields MGTSGDAGASETGNRSPIKVAIAGASGYAGGEILRLLLGHPAYRDGSLVIGALTAGSNAGTTLGSHHPHLLPLADRVLGPTDIETLSGHDVVFLGLPHGNSAEIARQLPESTVIIDCGADFRLTDAEAWEKYYGSPHAGTWPYGLPELPGGRDKLVGATRIAVPGCYPTASSLALAPAVAAGVVEPRVNIVAVSGTSGAGKAPKADLLGSEVMGSVRAYGVGGAHRHTPEIKQNLSAAAGADVTVSFTPVLAPMPRGILATCTAPTTSSVDEIRAVYEKAYRDEPFVHVLPEGQLPQTGAVVGSNAVQIAVTVDADAGVLVVIAAIDNLTKGTAGGAVQSMNLALGLPETDGLSTVGVAP; encoded by the coding sequence ATGGGTACATCTGGAGACGCTGGAGCTTCGGAGACCGGTAACCGGTCTCCGATCAAGGTCGCGATTGCGGGCGCGAGCGGGTACGCGGGTGGCGAGATCCTGCGCCTGCTGCTCGGTCATCCTGCCTATCGCGACGGTTCGCTCGTGATCGGTGCGCTGACCGCGGGCAGCAACGCGGGCACGACCCTCGGGTCGCACCACCCGCACCTGCTGCCGCTCGCGGATCGCGTCCTGGGGCCGACCGACATCGAGACCCTGTCCGGTCACGATGTCGTCTTCCTCGGCTTGCCGCACGGCAACTCGGCCGAGATCGCGCGGCAGCTCCCCGAGTCGACCGTGATCATCGACTGCGGTGCCGACTTCCGGCTCACCGACGCCGAGGCGTGGGAGAAGTACTACGGCAGCCCGCATGCCGGCACTTGGCCGTACGGGCTGCCCGAGCTGCCGGGCGGCCGGGACAAGCTCGTCGGTGCCACCCGCATCGCGGTGCCCGGCTGCTACCCGACCGCGTCGTCGCTCGCGCTCGCCCCGGCCGTCGCAGCCGGTGTCGTCGAGCCGCGGGTCAACATCGTCGCGGTCAGCGGAACCTCCGGCGCGGGCAAGGCGCCCAAGGCCGACCTCCTCGGCTCCGAGGTCATGGGCTCGGTCCGGGCGTACGGCGTCGGCGGCGCGCACCGGCACACCCCGGAGATCAAGCAGAACCTGTCGGCGGCCGCCGGCGCGGACGTCACCGTCTCCTTCACGCCGGTCCTCGCGCCGATGCCGCGTGGCATCCTCGCTACCTGCACCGCGCCCACCACGTCCTCCGTCGACGAGATCCGTGCCGTCTACGAGAAGGCGTACCGGGACGAGCCGTTCGTCCACGTGCTCCCCGAGGGGCAGCTGCCGCAGACCGGGGCCGTCGTCGGCTCCAACGCCGTGCAGATCGCGGTCACCGTAGACGCGGACGCCGGAGTCCTCGTCGTCATCGCGGCGATCGACAACCTCACCAAGGGCACCGCCGGCGGTGCCGTCCAATCCATGAACCTGGCCCTGGGCCTGCCCGAGACCGATGGTCTCTCGACCGTGGGAGTTGCTCCGTGA
- a CDS encoding acetylornithine transaminase, with protein MTATTDLQQRWSGALMNTYGVPRVALVRGEGAVVTDADGKQYLDLLAGIAVNILGHAHPAIVEAVTTQLSTLGHVSNLYATEPAVALAEHLLEHLGAGDTAGTVTGRVFLCNSGTEANEAAFKLARATGRRKIIAAEKAFHGRTMGALALTGQPDKRAPFEPMPPGVEHVPYGDLEALDRAVDEDTAAVFLEPIMGEGGVVVPPEGYLAGARKITAERGALLILDEVQTGIGRTGWFYAHQAAGIVPDVMTLAKGLGGGMPIGACIATGAAAELFGPGKHGTTFGGNPVCASAALAVLRTIASEDLLSHADNIGKVLSTGIEGLGHPLVDHVRGSGLLLGVVLTDDVAPAVETAARDAGYLVNAAQPGVLRLAPPLILTEEQAEGFVAALPGILDAAAAEPAGGK; from the coding sequence ATGACTGCCACAACGGATCTGCAGCAGCGCTGGTCCGGCGCGCTGATGAACACCTACGGCGTGCCGCGGGTGGCGCTGGTCCGCGGTGAGGGCGCGGTCGTGACCGACGCCGACGGGAAGCAGTACCTGGATCTGCTCGCCGGCATCGCCGTCAACATCCTCGGCCACGCGCATCCGGCGATCGTCGAGGCCGTCACGACCCAGCTGTCCACGCTCGGACACGTGTCGAACCTGTACGCCACCGAGCCGGCCGTCGCGCTGGCCGAGCACCTGCTCGAGCACCTGGGTGCGGGCGATACCGCCGGCACCGTGACTGGGCGGGTGTTCCTGTGCAACTCGGGAACCGAGGCCAACGAGGCCGCCTTCAAGCTGGCCCGGGCGACCGGACGTCGCAAGATCATCGCCGCCGAGAAGGCGTTCCACGGCCGGACGATGGGTGCCCTCGCGCTCACCGGCCAGCCCGACAAGCGGGCGCCGTTCGAGCCGATGCCCCCCGGCGTCGAGCACGTGCCCTACGGCGACCTCGAGGCGCTCGACCGGGCGGTCGACGAGGACACCGCGGCGGTGTTCCTCGAGCCGATCATGGGTGAGGGCGGCGTCGTGGTCCCGCCGGAGGGCTACCTCGCGGGTGCCCGGAAGATCACCGCCGAGCGCGGCGCACTGCTGATCCTCGACGAGGTGCAGACCGGCATCGGCCGGACCGGCTGGTTCTACGCGCACCAGGCCGCGGGCATCGTGCCCGATGTCATGACGCTCGCCAAGGGTCTCGGCGGTGGCATGCCGATCGGTGCGTGCATCGCGACCGGCGCGGCGGCCGAGCTCTTCGGTCCGGGCAAGCACGGCACCACGTTCGGCGGCAACCCGGTGTGCGCGTCGGCCGCGCTCGCCGTGTTGCGGACGATCGCGTCCGAAGACCTGCTGTCGCATGCCGACAACATCGGCAAGGTGCTCTCCACCGGCATCGAGGGACTCGGGCACCCGCTCGTCGATCACGTGCGCGGATCCGGGCTGCTGCTGGGCGTCGTTCTCACCGACGACGTGGCCCCCGCGGTCGAGACCGCGGCCCGCGACGCCGGGTACCTCGTGAACGCGGCGCAGCCGGGCGTGCTCCGGTTGGCACCCCCGTTGATCCTCACCGAGGAGCAAGCGGAAGGATTCGTCGCGGCGCTGCCGGGAATTCTCGATGCGGCTGCGGCGGAACCGGCAGGAGGCAAGTAG
- the argJ gene encoding bifunctional glutamate N-acetyltransferase/amino-acid acetyltransferase ArgJ: MTTESDFADAIEIAGGRLIRTQGVTAPAGFRAAGIKAGIKVSGRSDLALVFNEGPELAAAGVFTANKVKAAPVLWSQQVLTTGRLRAVVLNSGGANACTGAPGFQDAHKTAEHVAASLSDWGTETGAIEVAVCSTGLIGDRLPMDKILSGVTEIVHELAGGISGGTDAAHAIMTTDTVPKQAALHHADKWNVGGMAKGAGMLAPSLATMLSVITTDAVATAEQLDEALRFATRMSFDRLDVDGATSTNDTVLLLSSGASSVAPSQDELNAAVLAVCDSLADQMMADAEGVTKRVRVTVSGAASEQEALVAARTVARDSLVKTALFGSDPNWGRVLAAVGIAPITLDPDRISVSFNGNPVCIDGVGAPGAREVDLSGMDIDLNIELGVGEHSVTIRTTDLSHAYVEENSAYSS; this comes from the coding sequence GTGACAACCGAATCCGACTTCGCCGACGCCATCGAGATCGCCGGGGGCCGGCTGATCCGCACGCAGGGCGTCACCGCGCCGGCGGGCTTCCGCGCAGCCGGCATCAAGGCCGGGATCAAGGTCAGCGGTCGCTCCGACCTCGCACTGGTCTTCAACGAGGGACCCGAGCTGGCTGCCGCGGGCGTATTCACCGCCAACAAGGTCAAGGCCGCGCCCGTGCTGTGGTCGCAGCAGGTCCTCACCACCGGCCGGCTGCGGGCCGTGGTCCTCAACTCCGGCGGCGCCAACGCGTGCACCGGAGCCCCCGGGTTCCAGGACGCCCACAAGACCGCCGAGCACGTGGCCGCATCGCTCAGCGACTGGGGCACCGAGACCGGCGCGATCGAGGTCGCAGTGTGCTCCACCGGTCTGATCGGTGACCGGCTGCCGATGGACAAGATCCTCTCGGGCGTCACCGAGATCGTGCACGAACTGGCCGGCGGTATCTCCGGCGGCACCGACGCCGCGCACGCCATCATGACCACCGACACCGTCCCCAAGCAGGCGGCACTGCACCACGCCGACAAGTGGAACGTCGGCGGCATGGCCAAGGGGGCCGGCATGCTCGCGCCGTCGCTCGCGACGATGCTGTCGGTCATCACCACCGACGCCGTCGCGACCGCCGAGCAGCTCGACGAGGCGCTGCGGTTCGCGACGCGGATGTCGTTCGACCGACTCGACGTCGACGGCGCGACCTCCACCAACGACACCGTGCTGCTGCTCTCGTCGGGCGCCAGCTCAGTCGCCCCGTCGCAGGACGAGCTCAACGCCGCCGTGCTCGCGGTGTGCGACAGCCTCGCCGACCAGATGATGGCCGACGCAGAGGGCGTCACCAAGCGGGTGCGGGTCACCGTCAGCGGCGCCGCCTCCGAGCAGGAGGCCCTCGTCGCTGCGCGCACCGTGGCCCGCGACAGCCTCGTCAAGACCGCACTGTTCGGCTCCGACCCCAACTGGGGTCGTGTCCTGGCCGCGGTCGGCATCGCGCCGATCACGCTCGACCCGGACCGGATCTCGGTGTCGTTCAACGGCAATCCCGTGTGCATCGACGGTGTCGGCGCCCCCGGCGCCCGCGAGGTGGACCTGTCCGGCATGGACATCGACCTGAACATCGAACTGGGCGTCGGCGAGCACAGCGTCACCATCCGCACCACCGACCTGTCGCACGCGTACGTCGAAGAGAATTCGGCGTACTCGTCATGA
- a CDS encoding DUF6891 domain-containing protein: MSALSNPNAIPPYAVLPDLPLDEDGRAEVTRQIWDQLISGRGDADDFIDFYGDDYDLTEEQLGAAFAALRTARLRQQTEIGAYTSRTIAAFEELNANGVVARADFSCCGSCASGEIWGERDDSRHWTGYVYFHQQDTDRLVEAGETYIGYGAFPPENFDEAAYDALSEDAKEDLYAAEVTRLLGDVVFPVLRRHGIEPEWNRDLGTRVLLTNADWYAPIEA, translated from the coding sequence GTGAGCGCGTTGTCGAATCCGAACGCGATCCCGCCCTACGCCGTCCTTCCCGACCTGCCCCTCGACGAGGACGGCCGTGCCGAGGTGACCCGGCAGATCTGGGATCAGCTGATCTCCGGCCGAGGTGACGCCGACGATTTCATCGACTTCTACGGCGACGACTACGACCTCACCGAGGAGCAGCTCGGGGCGGCGTTCGCCGCGCTCCGCACCGCCCGGCTGCGCCAGCAGACGGAGATCGGCGCGTACACCTCCCGCACGATCGCCGCGTTCGAGGAGCTCAATGCCAACGGTGTGGTCGCCCGCGCGGACTTCTCCTGCTGCGGCAGCTGTGCGTCCGGCGAGATCTGGGGCGAGCGCGACGACAGCCGCCACTGGACGGGTTACGTGTACTTCCACCAGCAGGACACCGACCGTCTCGTCGAGGCCGGGGAGACCTACATCGGTTACGGCGCGTTTCCGCCGGAGAACTTCGATGAGGCCGCCTACGACGCGCTCAGCGAAGACGCGAAGGAAGACCTCTACGCGGCCGAGGTGACGCGCCTGCTCGGCGACGTGGTGTTCCCCGTCCTGCGGCGGCACGGTATCGAGCCGGAATGGAATCGGGACCTGGGCACGCGGGTGCTGCTCACGAATGCCGACTGGTACGCCCCGATCGAGGCATAG
- a CDS encoding acyl-CoA dehydrogenase family protein encodes MTTTQDSTNTAPGGHRTHEVFNQAPPRIDVNEFTANKALVEGIARYDAGWSAEHLSEVGALVGTAEFQHAAELANTEIPRLHSHDRWGHRIDEVEYHPAYHRVISAAVEHGAHTAAWAEPRAGANVARAATFMLFAQVEPGHACPISMTHSAVPSLMLEPELAQRWLPRLYSRGYDGALAAPGDKPGVLFGMAMTEKQGGSDVRANTTTAQPLADRTYLLTGHKWFCSAPMSDAFLVLANAPEGLSCFLVPRVLEDGTRNVFRIQRLKDKLGNKSNASSEIELDNTIGHLVGEPGRGVRTIIEMVSRTRLDCVYGSTAGMRQSVAEALWHVRHRSAFGATLVDQPAMTAVAADLALESEAATATALRLARAHDDDASESEKAFRRLATAVSKYWICKRGPHHAYESLECLGGNGYTEAFPLARRFREQPVMAVWEGSGNVIALDVLRAMTREPESVQAFDAELNLARGASSVFDAHLDRVRAMLAELATLDPATAQFRARPVAAAMALGLQGSLLLREAPTAVAEAFITARLGADRDLEYGTLPAGTDFAAILERH; translated from the coding sequence ATGACGACAACACAGGACTCCACGAACACTGCGCCCGGTGGACATCGCACGCACGAGGTGTTCAACCAGGCACCACCGCGGATCGACGTCAACGAGTTCACCGCCAACAAGGCACTCGTCGAGGGCATCGCACGCTACGACGCCGGCTGGTCCGCGGAGCACCTGTCGGAGGTGGGCGCACTCGTCGGCACCGCCGAGTTCCAGCACGCCGCCGAGCTCGCCAACACCGAGATTCCGCGTCTGCACTCGCACGACCGCTGGGGCCACCGCATCGACGAGGTCGAGTACCACCCCGCGTACCACCGGGTGATCTCGGCGGCCGTCGAGCACGGTGCGCACACCGCCGCATGGGCGGAGCCGCGCGCCGGGGCGAACGTCGCCCGCGCCGCCACGTTCATGCTCTTCGCGCAGGTCGAGCCCGGACACGCGTGCCCGATCTCGATGACGCACTCGGCGGTGCCGTCGCTGATGCTCGAACCGGAACTCGCCCAGCGCTGGCTGCCCCGCCTGTACTCGCGCGGCTACGACGGCGCCCTCGCGGCGCCCGGCGACAAGCCCGGCGTGCTGTTCGGCATGGCGATGACCGAGAAGCAGGGCGGCTCCGATGTCCGCGCCAACACGACGACCGCACAGCCCCTCGCCGATCGCACCTACCTGCTCACCGGACACAAGTGGTTCTGTTCCGCACCGATGTCCGACGCGTTCCTCGTCCTCGCCAACGCACCCGAGGGGCTGTCGTGCTTCCTGGTGCCGCGAGTCCTCGAGGACGGCACCCGCAACGTGTTCCGCATCCAACGGCTCAAGGACAAGCTCGGCAACAAGTCGAACGCATCGTCGGAGATCGAACTCGACAACACGATCGGTCACCTCGTCGGCGAACCCGGCCGCGGCGTGCGCACGATCATCGAGATGGTCTCCCGCACCCGGCTCGACTGCGTCTACGGGTCGACCGCGGGCATGCGGCAATCGGTGGCCGAGGCGCTGTGGCACGTCCGGCACCGGTCCGCGTTCGGTGCGACGCTCGTCGATCAGCCGGCGATGACGGCGGTGGCCGCCGATCTGGCACTCGAGTCCGAGGCCGCGACGGCGACCGCGCTGCGCCTGGCCCGCGCCCACGACGACGATGCATCCGAGTCGGAGAAGGCATTCCGCCGGCTAGCGACCGCGGTCAGCAAGTACTGGATCTGCAAGCGGGGACCGCACCACGCGTACGAGTCCCTCGAGTGCCTGGGCGGTAACGGTTACACCGAGGCGTTCCCCCTGGCGCGCCGGTTCCGGGAGCAGCCGGTGATGGCGGTGTGGGAGGGATCGGGCAACGTCATCGCGCTCGACGTGCTGCGCGCGATGACCCGCGAACCGGAGTCGGTGCAGGCCTTCGACGCCGAACTGAACCTCGCACGCGGCGCCTCGTCGGTGTTCGATGCGCACCTCGATCGAGTCCGCGCGATGCTCGCCGAACTCGCGACCCTCGACCCCGCCACCGCCCAGTTCCGGGCACGCCCGGTCGCGGCGGCCATGGCTCTCGGTCTCCAGGGTTCGCTGCTGCTGCGCGAGGCCCCCACCGCCGTCGCGGAGGCCTTCATCACCGCCCGCCTAGGCGCCGATCGCGATCTCGAGTACGGAACTCTCCCCGCGGGAACCGATTTCGCGGCGATCCTCGAGCGCCACTGA
- a CDS encoding class I adenylate-forming enzyme family protein: MHLNVLLESVRRKFPEKEALVYGSRRITYRELESASRRAAEVFRREGVRPGDRVAVMTYNSPGFVIAAFGVWRAGGVLVPVNHKLTAPEVEYTIGHSGARVGVVSADLVDAARGGAPQTRWLLTEMATHGGAGGDAADDFDAAVDAAPEWEGVDGGEGSEDAVAQILYTSGTTSAPKGCVHTHRSIASVPPLIVATVGLERDDRFLLAMPIWHASPLNNWMLTTLFLGGTVVLLREYHPIQFLETVQRERITAFFGAPIAYLAPVQIAKAQGLDLSSYDLSSVRRWLYGGAPIGAETAQLLARVYGSEDFYQVYGMSEMGPVGTALYPHEQIEKAGSIGRGGMPGVDLRVVRADGTDAGPGETGEIWLSADTRMRGYLDNDAATEDVFDGRWYRSGDVARIDADGYLFIVDRLKDVVITGGENVYSQEVEEAIRPHDDILDVAVIGRPHPEWGETVVAVVVPVEGRTLELEDLRAYLSDKLARYKMPRELVLVDTLPRNPSGKLTKHVLRDAVFPQ; the protein is encoded by the coding sequence GTGCATCTGAACGTGCTGCTCGAGAGTGTCCGCAGAAAGTTCCCCGAGAAGGAAGCGCTCGTTTACGGATCGCGCCGCATCACCTACCGGGAACTCGAATCCGCGTCCCGGCGGGCGGCCGAGGTGTTCCGCCGCGAGGGCGTCCGGCCCGGCGATCGGGTCGCGGTCATGACGTACAACTCGCCGGGCTTCGTGATTGCCGCATTCGGTGTCTGGCGCGCCGGTGGTGTGTTGGTCCCCGTCAACCACAAGCTCACCGCACCCGAGGTCGAGTACACGATCGGCCACAGCGGTGCGCGCGTCGGCGTCGTCTCGGCGGACCTCGTCGACGCGGCCCGCGGTGGAGCGCCGCAGACCCGGTGGTTGCTGACGGAGATGGCAACGCACGGTGGTGCCGGCGGGGATGCGGCGGACGACTTCGATGCCGCTGTCGATGCGGCACCTGAATGGGAGGGTGTCGATGGGGGCGAGGGTAGTGAGGACGCCGTCGCGCAGATCCTGTACACCTCCGGTACAACCAGCGCGCCCAAGGGGTGCGTCCACACCCACCGGTCGATTGCCTCGGTGCCGCCGCTGATCGTCGCGACTGTCGGCCTCGAGCGCGACGACCGCTTCCTGCTCGCCATGCCGATCTGGCACGCATCGCCGCTGAACAACTGGATGCTGACGACGCTGTTCCTCGGCGGAACCGTGGTGCTGCTGCGCGAATACCACCCGATCCAGTTCCTCGAGACCGTGCAACGCGAGCGGATCACCGCGTTCTTCGGCGCGCCCATCGCCTACCTCGCCCCGGTGCAGATCGCGAAGGCTCAGGGTCTCGATCTTTCGTCGTACGACCTGAGTTCGGTCCGGCGCTGGCTCTACGGCGGCGCGCCGATCGGTGCCGAGACCGCGCAGCTCCTCGCCCGCGTCTACGGCTCGGAGGACTTCTATCAGGTGTACGGGATGAGCGAGATGGGGCCGGTCGGCACCGCGCTCTACCCGCACGAGCAGATCGAGAAGGCGGGGTCGATCGGCCGTGGCGGGATGCCCGGCGTGGACCTGCGGGTGGTCCGCGCCGACGGCACGGACGCCGGGCCGGGGGAGACCGGTGAGATCTGGCTCAGCGCCGACACCCGGATGCGCGGCTACCTCGACAACGACGCCGCGACCGAGGACGTGTTCGACGGGCGCTGGTACCGCAGCGGCGACGTCGCGCGGATCGACGCCGACGGGTACCTGTTCATCGTCGACCGACTCAAGGACGTCGTCATCACCGGCGGTGAGAACGTCTACTCGCAGGAGGTGGAGGAGGCGATCCGGCCGCACGACGACATCCTCGACGTCGCGGTGATCGGCCGGCCGCACCCGGAGTGGGGCGAGACGGTGGTCGCCGTCGTCGTGCCGGTCGAGGGGAGGACACTGGAACTCGAGGATCTGCGCGCGTACCTGTCGGACAAGCTCGCCCGCTACAAGATGCCGCGGGAGCTGGTGCTCGTCGATACGTTGCCGCGGAACCCGTCGGGCAAGCTGACCAAGCACGTGCTGCGCGACGCCGTGTTTCCCCAGTGA
- a CDS encoding PspA/IM30 family protein: MVDMDETLAHLRGLDDVQLLAVVLAATTARPGLAPVHAAAAALSAGGGYTPDIPPDPSRPTAPPEVPPPMTMGTAATPSPDYTDGGVPTFDRVRDRIEDRFGTALGSEELERDSQVGRDLDEQWQAREKAAHDRLDEIRRSMKNE; encoded by the coding sequence ATGGTCGATATGGACGAGACACTCGCGCACCTGCGTGGCCTCGACGACGTCCAGTTGCTGGCCGTCGTGCTCGCGGCGACGACGGCTCGCCCCGGACTGGCACCGGTGCACGCGGCCGCCGCCGCGCTCTCCGCGGGCGGCGGCTACACGCCCGACATCCCGCCGGACCCGTCCCGGCCCACCGCTCCACCGGAGGTTCCGCCCCCGATGACGATGGGCACCGCCGCGACTCCGTCGCCCGATTACACCGACGGCGGCGTCCCGACGTTCGATCGTGTCCGCGACAGGATCGAGGACCGCTTCGGGACCGCGCTGGGCTCGGAGGAGCTCGAGCGGGACAGCCAGGTCGGCCGCGACCTCGACGAGCAGTGGCAGGCGCGGGAGAAGGCCGCCCACGACCGGCTCGACGAGATCCGCCGGTCCATGAAGAACGAGTAG